The Mycolicibacterium brumae DNA window CACGAAGTATCGCGGCCTCATCACGTCGTACTCAGGTGAGCTGGCCCAATCCACCACCACCGAGATCTCACTGTTCACAAACCGGTTCGGTGACGTGCCCGCGACGCCCATGGATTCGGACGGCGACGGCGGACTTCAAGACGACGACCCGACAGGCGGCGATCCAGCGGTGCCCGACCCCGACGCCCTCGGGGAGGATTTACCTACAGGGCCCGGACTCCTCGAACCAAACCCCACGCCGGGAGGGCTAACCGACCAGCTCGCACCTCTGCTCCCCGCGCCCGTCAATCGGCTTCTCGAAGACACCCCGATTGGGAAAGCTCTGAACCAGGCGCTCCCGCAGATTCCGCAGATCCCTCAGCTTCCGGGCAGCGGTGCAGGTGATCCGTTGAAGTTGCTGACCGGCCCGACGAATCCGTTGACGAGCCTGTTCCGTGGGACGGGGCTTCCGCAGCTGCCGGGTGATGCGGGGAAGCTCTTGCAGCCCCAGGCCTTGAACCAGCATTTCCAGACCTTGGCGGCTTTCGGCGATCCGCTGTCCCGCGGGATGACGGTGGGCACCGCTGCTGTCCAACCGCTGGTGAGCGGCGCGCCGCCGACCGCGCCGCCGACGCCACTGGCTGCACCGGCACCGGCGACTGCGCCGGTTGTGAGCCCGCCGACGGTCGCGTCAGCGCCAGCACCCGTGGCGGCAGCTCCGGCGACATCTGCAGGTGCCCCGATGCCTCCGATGACGCCGTACGGCTCGGTTATGCCGCCGGCAGCCGGCACCGCCCCCGCTGGCGCGCCGGTTCCTATGACTCCGGCCTCACCGGTCGCTCCCGCAGCTGCCACTGCGCCGGCGAGCGTGGTTCCCGCGGCAGTTCGAGACGTGTCCGGAACGCGGGTCAAGCGAGAGTTGGCGGTCTCGGATTTGGATACCGCGCGCGCGGTGGTGGCAGATCTGGCGGCGGCGTCCAGCGTGAGTTACCCGGGGTTGGAGTGGGCCGTCGGTGTCGCGCGGGGGCCGTCGGGTGTGCCGGAGTTTTGGATCGTCAGCAACGAGGGCGCGTCGTATATCCCTGCGGGAGTGTATGTTCCACGAACCATGCCCTTGGTGCGCGGGATGGACCCGGACTTTGATGCCCGGTGGTTCGGCTGGTTCGATCCTGCGGAGACGGTGTGGCGATCCATCACCTCGCGCGGACTCACCGTGTCTGCCATTGCGACCACGTGGTCGACTCCGGGGGAACGGGTGACTGAGAATGTGCCTGCCCTGGCGGCGGGAGTTTTAGGTCTGGAGGGTGGCCCGCCCGCCGCCGAGGCCGCCCAGCCCGCGCGGAATCGCTCGCATCGGCTGGAAACGCTGTCTGATTCGATCTGGTTCCAACTGCAACAGGCTGAGCGCACCGAGATGGAGGAGTACTGCCGGGCGTTGATCGAGCGAATCGCGTTCGCTGAACCTGCGTTGTCGTCGACCGCGCAGGATATTGCCCGAACGATCGCCGCTGGGCGATGGCCCACTGCCGACGAGTGGGCGGCCTTGCAGGAGGAGTACCAGCGGGCGCAACTGATGGCTGGCGCGCAGCGACCGGGGCTGTTGGGCATCGAGGATCCCGAACAGCTGGTGGCCTACCAAGCGGACTTCATGATCTGCCGCCGCCTGGAAGCGCTACTCGCCTGGGAGCGCGGAGATCTGGCGGACTTGCTGTACGCCGCGCTCGTTGGAGGCGTGGATCTCTCCAACCACTGAGCAGGGCTGTGAATCCGCTGGTGGGTGTGGTTGTGGCCGGTTTTGGGCTCTAAGTTGGTGCTGTGAGCGTTGGCGTCCAGAAGTACCTCGGGGCGGTGGACAGCGTGCTTGGCGGTGCCGAGCGGCTGTATCCGACCTCGACGAGCCAGAAGACGCTGAGCACACTCGAGCCCGTGATCCCGCGACCGCCGAACGGGGCGGGGAACTTGCTGACCTACTCGTCGGCCGATGGCCGGAGCTACCAGATCAAGCTGACCAGCACCGGCAACACCGACAAAGGGGTCAACTGGTGGACGAGCACGACCGACGAGAAGGGCGCGGGTGATCGACGT harbors:
- a CDS encoding WXG100 family type VII secretion target, giving the protein MPAAHITPPSTPAPPVLTAPATPATGEGARLQTLLANAMPSIPAGYIAGVGMPGGADVPMPTGLFTYALIQPGLWPLESESQIDQAAQQLGGIGSRHEDASTTARARTDAVFSGDWVGQAAQSADAHYTGEHSTQIRLAGTYDAAAQGYRRLGPQVRDTKRKMFDANTDAHNEIDQLLKSDNFFSTAQIPPILTKYRGLITSYSGELAQSTTTEISLFTNRFGDVPATPMDSDGDGGLQDDDPTGGDPAVPDPDALGEDLPTGPGLLEPNPTPGGLTDQLAPLLPAPVNRLLEDTPIGKALNQALPQIPQIPQLPGSGAGDPLKLLTGPTNPLTSLFRGTGLPQLPGDAGKLLQPQALNQHFQTLAAFGDPLSRGMTVGTAAVQPLVSGAPPTAPPTPLAAPAPATAPVVSPPTVASAPAPVAAAPATSAGAPMPPMTPYGSVMPPAAGTAPAGAPVPMTPASPVAPAAATAPASVVPAAVRDVSGTRVKRELAVSDLDTARAVVADLAAASSVSYPGLEWAVGVARGPSGVPEFWIVSNEGASYIPAGVYVPRTMPLVRGMDPDFDARWFGWFDPAETVWRSITSRGLTVSAIATTWSTPGERVTENVPALAAGVLGLEGGPPAAEAAQPARNRSHRLETLSDSIWFQLQQAERTEMEEYCRALIERIAFAEPALSSTAQDIARTIAAGRWPTADEWAALQEEYQRAQLMAGAQRPGLLGIEDPEQLVAYQADFMICRRLEALLAWERGDLADLLYAALVGGVDLSNH